A stretch of Besnoitia besnoiti strain Bb-Ger1 chromosome III, whole genome shotgun sequence DNA encodes these proteins:
- a CDS encoding hypothetical protein (encoded by transcript BESB_043800), with protein MSLAPPAAQQLSPLVFCEAASSSPYASSLCDTQAPQTSGVLLEAPVSRLSPETEGLAPSLAPAPHVAGGPLSGGGDSAQAPLTDPAQASRSGSLSSAAVSAPSPCQRRTYHSSQERTRGCTALHRARAAENVGLRPPFRAESDLHTRREAHEKAPTHPCRESRAGDKSRAAMGIAQKPASVSLASSPLPAGSDTQEGPSVASAENESRPASAASLSSPSGDNPMKEKGGEGQISAPSALAPSVAALAGSASVTPMPFSPSPPSLPPAPKADIPSAATSPAPAASPSLASLPSGNFTQLSRGCESVSSMSTVPSFSRGQSCASNSAEAGRLSTSFPSLRHAGDGVSSSSFASLSSSFSFPCAVPEDSAGAAATTGGSEGAGKAEARRPAAAAVLLGVQAGVSAARPPRELHEGSSAAPSFCSSFPPAGACAVQLSAQQEGGRSDPLPFLPPEPAGERAFAAVGVHASHCLSSSQSGSAPPALLAEAFPAAMGGGGSLLTACKAEKEKPFGVAPPIQQSPASASSAQPAATTLCVCKFLLGEDVAGYLVGRKGGGIDEFQKRNGPGLRVTVSKRGEIFPVLGERIAAAVGVQESIARALDEIVDVATKRAMHKEEERRLDTGRKISKPKTCFKLVVPETSVRLLEQLDDTCESAREIGRKYRTEVLLTSANDWFHLEAGDAVAKERLVQVIGLPNDVKDTVRELVPLYQQDATLTTSLELCYGKKTPAPPPPPPPIHPPLFSFTPSPTCSPAFPGNNVPPPAGFSSGSSFLPAYAGSQLLFSAANNSSALCAGGTGSRGLAATGGRGAGLGVGVGALSAQTGAGCSQAGQGTTASPGAAKSLLSAAATASHAGFPAAPAASMKPPLYSPLLCATLSHAPACASSYSTSAGSSFDSFATASSSSGRRGRRFSADVSEIFTRSLSAAASSAAHPGRQDPAADNGAPPGAGGAGAGKLGGGGAPNFTAELLSLLAMQGTSRGKLLPPVSGGGSTGVPAAYAARSLALYNAQQAALAGGGFGFAAKTAGLPSSALSSPFPQSSALAGAKQAPGGRFSSASSESAGGTPPDALVSAAAAATPATQAALVRALLQQFIETELKRSGASAGGGEERKREGVPLSGGSPTSDHSGRDEGLNLQTLLGASLRGEGLRQELLASAADSAAQRGPYAHGFLGGPPPGGGIMEAGTAGAALAGNAPDTGATGTSSRGAGGELLGAVGAQLLGADACKYLYSPAPGLKGHPSVFADPLALHQGNGVHATGFPSPSFGVIGASALSLSAGKVPASCLSHGEERSAGGSARQGKEDKVAQNEKSPSGAAAFPAVAKKKPPPAASPVGGGGSASLFSSSLSSLLDPAAPVFHPQQSSSSGKSFLQVIADDSSRQLLNTLLHASLSPNGAQACRPPGGAGEAVAARRTDSGAQAGASSSVLSSSFASSGFPCPLSGAAFSSSHGLLKKPHEQASAQHQARQLLASALLTSDFGQTDASAEDASQRQLRNELLLLLRQKENLPSFADELELRKRRGSASGSALPSLASSSSSRRDSRLAQLAGPAAGGDCPPGRTAGTREAAAAGDRLEKPRLEAELLMLQSLLSQHTSLCLPSSAWSSAVGGGGGAGAAPPVDASLKQLLASSHALPRLQQIHHPGSFSSVNSFGVWSGDGDRMDEEDGGAPARAPGILQASATPPACRSVEERREGGKQRHDERESPRGAPLSSLSASSHSKSPESVSSASSSVAAGLRHSNTASSGRPGNLEQQARASPRLPSSETRPASSATASPPGAFSPASSLCASFSSAAGGGGLLGSARPRGGETQRESEGPLVSRREAECEGGAPAGPLASCWSLKEAFSFPQPQSGAVSRTSASTPSNRHAPLGLQPASLLLGLRGGENVGESKLGDSAERPVPLDLSDRRREAREEGSRGDERPGSGAAAGADGAAGVVLAAVPQKRESAPAVFCCEGPQGAQKSAAMPPRAQSSSLGHSGESLKAASHAANGGDGRATTGEEQGPGAAADSGARREASASNGRGRPGDGESGKRAAPEVKCVSSAAAGVEKGDLKPPAGERTGGGSAGSPQRDAQDASEAGAEDFSVQVQVPVSLAQSEDSLSVLLLLLRSFSTRVSVVVPSSSSQHTTPPTGPSRTGGQAAAGPGGRGHAEPLPGTISLQISGSADNVSSATAVLQSLLAGSL; from the exons AtgtcgctggcgccgcctgcggcgcagcagctgtccCCCTTAGTCTTTTGCGaggcggcctcttcgtcgccgtaCGCGTCTTCTTTATGCGACACCcaagcgccgcagacgtCTGGAGTCCTCTTGGAGGCGCCTGTTTCGCGCTTGTCcccagagacagaggggctGGCGCCCTCACTCGCGCCCGCACCTCACGTGGCCGGGGGGCCTCTCTCTGGAGGCGGTgactctgcgcaggcgccgctgacaGACCCAGCGCAGGCCAGCCGCTCAGGCTCGTTGTCTTCTGCAGCCGTatccgcgccttcgccttgtcAAAGGCGCACGTACCACTCCAGTCAAGAGCGGACTCGCGGGTGTACCGCACTGCacagggcgcgcgcggcagagaacgTGGGCTTGCGGCCTCCGTTCCGCGCAGAGAGTGACCTCCACACGAGGCGCGAAGCGcacgagaaggcgccgaccCACCCCTGCCGCGAGTCTCGAGCTGGTGACAAGTCACGCGCCGCCATGGGAATCGCCCAGAAGCCTGCCTCCGTGagtctcgcctcgtcgcccctgcCTGCTGGCTCCGACACGCAGGAAGGACCCAGCGTGGCCTCTGCGGAGAATGAGTCGCGACCCGCTTCAGCAGCGAGCCTCTCGTCACCCTCAGGCGACAACCCGATGAAAGAAaaggggggggaagggcaGATCTCTGCCCCGTCTGCCCTCGCCCCATCGGTCGCCGCATTGGCTGGCTCGGCCTCCGTGACGCCGATGCCTTTCTCCCCATCCCCACCTTCCCTCCCCCCGGCTCCCAAGGCAGATATCCCCAGCGCGGCGACCtcccccgcgcctgcggcgtcgccgtcgctcgcgtctctgccgagTGGGAACTTCACGCAACTCTCCCGGGGATGCGAGTCGGTCAGCTCCATGTCCACGGTGCCAAGTTTCTCGAGGGGGCAGTCTTGTGCGTCCaacagcgcggaggcgggtaGGCTGTCGACCTCGTTCCCGTCTCTCCGTCatgccggcgacggcgtctcttcgtcttccttcgcctcgctgtcttcgtccttctcttTCCCCTGCGCAGTTCCTGAGGACTCCGCTGGGGCTGCCGCCACCACCGGCGGGTCAGAAG GGGCAGGAAAGGCCGAGGCGCGTCgacctgcggcggcagcggttCTTCTGGGGGTCCAGGCTGGGGTttcggctgcgcggccgccgcgagaactccacgaaggcagcagcgctgcgccttctttctgTTCGTCGTtcccgcctgcaggcgcttgcGCGGTGCAGCTGAGCGCACAACAGGAAGGAGGGAGGAGTGACCCGCTGCCGTTTCTGCCGCCAGAGCCagccggcgagcgagcgtTTGCCGCTGTAGGCGTGCATGCGTCGCACtgcctctcgtcttcgcagtctggctccgcgccgccggcgttgcTTGCGGAAGCCTTCCCAGCAGCGATggggggaggcgggagcCTGTTGACTGCGTgcaaggcggagaaggagaaaccGTTCGGAGTCGCGCCGCCAATCCAGcagtcgcccgcctccgcgtctaGCGCGCAGCCAGCCGCCACGACCCTATGCGTGTGTAAGTTCCTCCTGGGGGAAGACGTCGCGGGCTACCTCGTCGGGAGGAAGGGCGGCGGCATCGATGAGTTTCAGAAACGCAACGGCCCCGGCTTGCGCGTGACTGTCAGCAAGCGCGGCGAGATCTTTCCCGTCTTGGGTGAGCGaatcgccgccgcagtcggcgTCCAGGAGAGCATCGCGAGGGCGCTCGACGAGATCGTCGACGTCGCCACCAAGCGAGCCATGCacaaggaagaagagcgcagGCTCGACACTGGAAGAAAAATCAGCAAGCCGAAG ACGTGCTTCAAGTTGGTCGTTCCTGAGACTTCAGTGAGGCTGTTGGAGCAGCTAGACGACACCTGTGAATCCGCGCGAGAAATTG GCCGCAAGTACCGAACGGAAGTTCTGCTCACTTCCGCCAACGACTGGTTTCACCTCGAGGCTGGTGACGCAGTTGCAAAG GAGCGGCTTGTCCAGGTCATAGGCCTTCCGAACGACGTGAAGGACACAGTCCGGGAGCTGGTGCCCCTGTACCAGCAAGACGCGACGCTGACGACTTCGCTGGAGCTTTGCTACGGAAAGAAAacccctgcgccgcctccgccgccgccacccaTTCACCCGCCGCTGTTCTCCTTCACGCCGTCTCCCAcctgctcgcctgcgttcCCGGGAAACAAcgtgccgccgcccgccggctTCTCGAGTGGATCTTCCTTTCTGCCCGCGTACGCGGGGTCGCAGCTGCTCTTCAGTGCCGCCAATAACTCGAGTGCGCTCTGCGCGGGGGGGACGGGCTCGCGGGGGCTTGCCGCCACgggcggacgaggcgcgggccTGGGCGTCGGCGTGGGCGCTCTGTCGGCGCAGACCGGCGCGGGCTGCTCCCAAGCTGGCCAGGGCACCACGGCGTCCCCAGGGGCGGCGAAGAGTCTGTtgtccgcggctgcgacggcgtcgcACGCTGGATTCCccgcggcccccgcggcctcgatGAAGCCGCCGCTCTACTCTCCGCTCCTGTGCGCCACCCTCAGCCACGCGCCGGCCTGCGCATCGAGCTACAGCACCTCTGCGGGGTCCAGCTTCGACAGCTTCGCaaccgcctcctcctcctcaggcCGCAGGGGAAGGCGGTTTTCCGCAGACGTCTCTGAGATATTCACTCGGTCTCtgagtgcggcggcgtcctccgccgcgcacccAGGACGTCAAGACCCCGCCGCGGACAACGGGGCACCGCCGGGAgcggggggcgcgggcgcagggaagctgggcggcggcggagcgccgaATTTCACAGCTgagctgctgtctctgctcgcGATGCAGGGGACAAGCCGAGGCAAGCTCCTCCCGCCGGTCAGTGGAGGCGGCTCGACGGGGGTGCCGGCCGCGTACGCTGCGCGATCGCTCGCGCTCTACAACGCCCAACAAGCAGCGCTGGCGGGAGGCGGATTCGGCTTTGCAGCCAAGACGGCTGGGCTGCCCTCGTCtgccctctcctcccccttCCCTCAGTCCTCTGCACTCGCGGGGGCGAAGCAGGCACCAGGGGGCCGCTTTTCCTCAGCTTCTTCGGAGTCCGCCGGCGGAACCCCGCCGGATGCCCTCgtttctgcggctgcagcggccaccccggcgacgcaggccgcaCTCGTTCGGGCGCTGCTCCAGCAGTTCATCGAGACAGAGTTGAAGCGGAGCGGCGCAagtgccggcggcggcgaggagaggaagcgcgagggcgtgCCGCTGTCCGGAGGAAGTCCAACAAGTGATCACAGCGGGCGCGACGAAGGCCTGAACCTGCAAACGCTACTGGGAGCGAGTTTGCGGGGCGAGGGTCTGCGGCAAGAGCTTCTCGCGTCCGCAGCAGACTCTGCGGCGCAAAGGGGCCCGTACGCCCACGGGTTTCTGGGGGGCCCCCCGCCAGGAGGAGGCATCATGGAGGCAGGCACAGCAGGTGCTGCGCTGGCTGGCAATGCGCCCGACACCGGGGCGACTGGCACCTCGagtcgaggcgcaggaggagagTTGCTCGGAGCTGTCGGCGCTCAGCTCCTCGGGGCTGACGCGTGCAAGTACCTGTACTCACCTGCGCCGGGCCTCAAGGGGCATCCGTCTGTCTTCGCGGACCCACTCGCTCTCCACCAGGGCAACGGGGTGCACGCGACCGGTTTTCCCAGCCCATCGTTCGGCGTGATAGGCGCGAGTGCGTTGTCACTCTCAGCCGGGAAGGTGCCTGCCTCGTGCCTCTCCCACGGCGAAGAAAGGAGCGCGGGGggcagcgcgcgccaggGGAAGGAGGACAAGGTCGCGCAGAACGAGAAGAGCCcgtccggcgcggcggcgtttccggcggtcgcgaagaagaagcctccgccggcggcgtcgcccgtcgggggaggcgggtctgcgtcgctcttttcgtcctccctctcctcacTTCTAGACCCAGCCGCCCCCGTCTTCCATCCTCAGCAATCTTCATCGTCGGGCAAGAGCTTTCTGCAGGTCATCGCTGACGACAGCAGTCGCCAGCTGCTGAACACGCTTCTGCACGCCAGTCTAAGTCCGAACGGCGCTCAGGCTTGCCGCCCTCCAGGGGGAGCAGGAGAGGCCGTAGCAGCACGCCGGacagacagcggcgcgcaggcgggtgcgtcgtcctctgtgctgtcgtcttcgttcGCCTCTTCGGGGTTCCCCTGTCCCCTCTCTGGCGCAGCATTCTCCTCTTCTCACGGGCTGTTAAAAAAGCCGCACGAGCAGGCCAGCGCTCAGCATCAGGCCCGCCAACTGCTCGCGAGCGCCCTCCTCACGTCTGACTTTGGACAGACTGACGCGTCTGCTGAAGACGCTTCCCAGCGGCAACTGCGGAACGAGCtcctccttctgctgcggcagaagGAAAACTTGCCTTCTTTCGCTGATGAACTGGAGCTTCGGAAGCGGAGGggcagcgccagcggaaGCGCGTtgccctctctcgcctcgtcttcctcatcgcgcagagacagcagactgGCGCAGCTCGCTGGACCGGCGGCAGGTGGCGACTGCCCCCCAGGCCGGACTGCGGGAACAAgggaggcggctgcggcaggcgaccgGCTGGAGAAACCTCGCTTGGAGGCCGAGCTGCTTATGCTGCAGAGTCTTCTGTCGCAACATACGTCGCTGTGCttgccgtcctccgcgtggAGCTCTGCCGTGGgtggtggcggcggcgcgggcgccgcccctccTGTTGACGCGTCGTtgaagcagctgctcgcgtcgtcgcacgcgcttccgcggcttcaGCAGATTCACCACCCGGGCAGCTTCTCTTCTGTAAATTCCTTCGGCGTCTGGTCAGGCGATGGGGACAGAatggacgaagaagacggcggggCTCCCGCCCGAGCCCCCGGGATACTGCAGGCTTCGGCGACCCCTCCCGCTTGCAGAAGCGTggaagagcggcgcgagggaggcaaGCAGAGACACGACGAGCGTGAgtcgccgcggggcgcgcctctgtcttctctgAGTGCCTCTTCGCATTCGAAGAGTCCCgagtctgtctcctctgcgtcctcctccgtcgccgctgggTTGCGGCATTCGAACACGGCTTCGTCCGGCAGACCAGGCAACCTCGAACAGCaagcgcgcgcttcgcctcgactGCCGTCCAGCGAGACGCGtcccgcttcctccgcgacggcgtcgcctccaggTGCGTTCtctccggcgtcgtcgtTGTGTGCCTCATTttcgtctgccgcgggcggcggagggttgctcggcagcgcgcgaccccggggaggggagacgcagagggagtCGGAAGGGCCTCTCGTGagcagacgcgaagccgaGTGCGAAGgcggggcgcccgcggggccgCTCGCGTCGTGTTGGTCGCTGAAGGAGGCGTTCTCGTTTCCTCAGCCGCAGTCCGGCGCGGTCTCCCGAACGAGCGCCAGCACGCCGAGCAACCGTCACGCTCCCCTGGGTCTCCAGCCCGCctcgcttctcctcggcctgcgcggcggcgagaatGTCGGCGAGTCAAAGCTTGGCGACTCGGCAGAGCGCCCTGTTCCACTGGATTTATCtgacagacgcagagaggcgcgcgaagaaggctcccgcggcgacgaacgCCCGGGcagcggggctgcggcgggggccgatggagcggcgggcgtcgtcctcgccgccgtcccgCAGAAACGCGAGTCGGCTCCGGCCGTGTTTTGCTGTGAAGGGCCTCAGGGGGCTCAGAAGAGCGCCGCTatgccgccgcgtgcgcagagcaGCAGTTTGGGTCACTCTGGCGAGAGTCTCAAAGCCGCGAGTCACGCCGCCAACGGGGGCGATGGGCGGGCGACAACTGGAGAGGAGCAGGGtccaggcgctgccgcggacaGCGGGGCTCGCAGGGAGGCCAGCGCGTCTAacgggagaggaaggcctggagacggcgagagcgggaAGCGGGCTGCACCCGAGGTGAAGTGCGTCTCgtcagctgcggcgggcgtcgagaagggcgacctgaagccgcctgcgggcgaaCGGacgggaggcggcagcgcagggtCCCCGCAGCGCGACGCCCAAGACGCGTCCGAGGCGGGTGCTGAGGATTTCTCTGTTCAGGTCCAG GTCCCCGTGTCTTTGGCGCAGTCCGAAGACAGCCTGTCTGTcctgttgctgctgctgcgatCCTTCTCTACacgcgtctccgtcgtcgtgccttcctcctcttcgcagcACACCACACCGCCCACCGGCCCCAGTCGCACAGGCGGCCAGGCAGCAGCCGGCcccggagggcgcgggcaTGCGGAGCCGCTTCCGGGGACGATCTCCCTGCAAATCAGCGGGTCTGCGGACAACGTGTCTTCGGCGACGGCTGTCCTGCAGTCTCTCCTGGCGGGGAGTCTGTAG
- a CDS encoding hypothetical protein (encoded by transcript BESB_043790) codes for MANLQASYVEGSSGLDTPIPASIVYDPELSKIFSALAAPLLQSQGGQLPGSVPASASGQTTCAESTPRSQVDLFSLASPAERARRDRQGFCEKSAARTSTCAETADDLARALQALAGHLTELAENELSGSPASRPSAYSFGGASDVNPELKADEDSRQTRTRSSLSAGNAGALSQAASVAEAASTRTTGSRASESPRATGGIGQRQEKSSRKPRLNLRGGQGQSLRPASPDAMDARGRASKRPASDTLVEGDVSPTGSEVSSHLSSEKTYEESCKSPKVREGDSPRCGGRVCCYSDRLLQKDLEDVLQLERATSRLLLDCPQLTPASLQDISVKTWPHRSQLNLPLPSRGVPLDGLASSRPSALAHPSKLESPSQATSPTSSSVPCMLPKSFRSRSDYLSLCSLQTGMSEMEKEREPRSLDELKSLGGDEVLGLTEIHMLAESLAKEFMESSCPRLSPDDSPSCRLKYRRDNLSFTVLPSKGQTGSDSPSAVFRLDGRRERSPSRSSKKDVAAPWSAGGMFIAPYASGGSSSAFFAGNASGWRGTLGASPINHAGESGVNDSTVGAVVSAFLKATSIVAETAAEQLREMPSLGTDAGLRQKFMPWLNSKAEGQLESFRRTA; via the exons ATGGCGAATCTACAAGCTTCCTACGTCGAGGGTTCTTCTGGCCTGGACACGCCCATCCCGGCGTCCATCGTGTACGATCCGGAGCTCTCGAAGATCTTCTCAGCCCTGGCTGCGCCTCTATTGCAGAGTCAAGGCGGCCAGCTGCCGGGCTCCGTCCCCGCGAGTGCTTCGGGACAGACGACCTGTGCAGAGTCGACTCCTCGCTCACAGGTGGATCTGTTCAGTCTCGCGAGtcctgcagagagagcccGCAGAGACCGGCAGGGATTCTGCGAGAAAAGCGCGGCTCGCACGTCGACGTGTGCAGAAACGGCCGACGAcctggcgcgcgccctccaggCTCTGGCTGGTCACTTGACGGAGCTGGCGGAGAACGAGCTTTCGGGCTCTCCTGCCAGTCGCCCCAGCGCCTACTCTTTCGGCGGGGCTAGCGATGTGAACCCGGAGCTGAAGGCCGACGAAGACAGCCGTCAAACCCGAACACGCAGCAGTCTCTCGGCAGGAAATGCTGGAGCTCTTTCTCAAGCTGCTTCCGTTGCTGAAGCCGCGTCCACGCGTACGACGGGCTCACGCGCAAGCGAGAGTCCTCGGGCGACTGGAGGAATTGGGCAGAGGCAAGAGAAGAGCAGCCGAAAGCCTCGATTGAATCTGCGCGGGGGACAGGGACAGAGCCTGCGGCCTGCCTCACCTGACGCAATGGACGCCAGGGGCCGCGCAAGCAAGCGCCCAGCGAGCGATACACTTGTAGAGGGAGACGTGTCCCCAACGGGCAGCGAGGTTTCCTCCCACCTCTCTTCGGAGAAAACCTACGAAGAGAGTTGCAAGAGCCCGAAGGTTCGAGAAGGTGACTCGCCCAGATGTGGCGGCCGCGTATGCTGCTACTCAGATCGTTTGCTGCAGAAGGACCTCGAGGACGTCCTTCAGTTGGAGCGAGCGACCTCGCGACTGCTGTTGGACTGCCCTCAGTTGACGCCGGCCTCGCTCCAAGACATCAGTGTGAAGACTTGGCCCCACAG GAGCCAGCTGAatctgccgctgccttcACGTGGAGTTCCTCTGGACGGACTGGCATCATCGAGACCGTCAGCGCTCGCTCATCCATCCAAACTTGAATCGCCAAGCCAAGCCACATCGCCAACAAGCAGCTCCGTGCCTTGTATGCTTCCGAAATCTTTCCGAAGTCGCAGCGACTATCTCTCCTTGTGCAGCCTGCAGACGGGAATGTCTGAAatggagaaggagcgcgaacCTCGCTCTCTCGACGAGCTCAAATCGCTTGGCGGCGATGAGG TTCTTGGTCTTACGGAAATCCACATGCTGGCTGAGAGCCTGGCGAAGGAATTTATGGAGTCGTCCTGCCCGCGACTGAGCCCTGACGATAGCCCGAGCTGCCGACTCAAGTACCGCAGGGACAACTTGTCCTTCACGGTGCTCCCCTCGAAAGGCCAGACAGGAAGTGACAGTCCCTCCGCAGTTTTTAGGCTGGATGGACGCCGAGAGCGATCCCCCTCCAGGTCTTCCAAGAAGGACGTTGCCGCCCCGTGGTCTGCGGGAGGGATGTTTATCGCCCCTTATGCATCAGGTGGGAGCAGTAGCGCTTTTTTCGCAGGCAATGCCTCCGGGTGGAGAGGTACACTGGGCGCGAGCCCAATCAACCATGCTGGAGAGAGTGGGGTTAATGACTCTACTGTGGGAGCTGTTGTGAGTGCATTCCTGAAAGCAACGTCTATCGTCGCAGAGACGGCTGCCGAACAGCTTAGGGAAATGCCCTCGTTGGGCACGGACGCCGGTCTGCGACAAAAGTTCATGCCTTGGCTGAACAGCAAAGCAGAAGGCCAGCTGGAATCATTCCGTAGAACGGCATAG